From the genome of Kryptolebias marmoratus isolate JLee-2015 linkage group LG19, ASM164957v2, whole genome shotgun sequence, one region includes:
- the alkal2 gene encoding ALK and LTK ligand 1, with product MRVLTGLLLLLCALSEHRGRSAPTTAPPRAAGGDAARSLARRMVEVVRHVEGSRGRVSARTEAPVTSRAWSPSSAELRDFRSKTERGSQAIVLSTRDLRKKEKILTYFTGPLVFSSKCRIKAYRLYHHTRDCTIPAYFKRCARLLTRLAGSPQCTDTQG from the exons ATGCGCGTCCTCACGGGGCTGCTCTTACTGCTGTGCGCTCTGAGCGAGCACCGCGGCCGGAGCGCGCCCACCACGGCGCCGCCGCGAGCGGCCGGCGGGGATGCGGCGCGCAGCCTGGCCAGGCGCATGGTGGAGGTGGTGCGGCACGTGGAGGGGAGCCGGGGCCGCGTTAGCGCCCGAACGGAAGCCCCGGTCACGTCACGAGCCTGGAGCCCGTCGTCGGCGGAGCTGAGGGACTTCCGCAGCAAAACGGAGCGAGGGAGTCAGGCTATCG TTTTATCTACAAGAGATCTaagaaagaaggagaaaatACTGACATATTTCACAG GTCCGCTTGTCTTCAGCTCGAAGTGCAGGATTAAGGCATACAGACTTTACCACCACACCAGGGACTGCACGATACCTGCAT ATTTCAAAAGATGTGCGCGACTCCTCACACGGCTAGCCGGCAGCCCGCagtgcacagacacacaag GCTGA
- the acp1 gene encoding low molecular weight phosphotyrosine protein phosphatase isoform X2 → MASKSVLFVCLGNICRSPIAEAVFRKMATDAGVADKWFIDSGATSDWNTGSLPDARGLACLKKHGIETSHRARQVTKDDFMSFDYILCMDESNLSDLKKKANSVKNKKAAIELLGSFDPQKQLIIKDPYYGNDEDFEKVYEQCLRCCKAFLEMNS, encoded by the exons ATGGCGTCCAAGTCGGTTTTATTCGTTTGTTTGG GTAACATCTGCAGGTCACCCATTGCTGAAGCTGTCTTTAGGAAAATGGCAACAGATGCTGGTGTTGCTGATAAG TGGTTCATAGACAGTGGGGCCACATCTGACTGGAATACAGGCAGCTTACCGGACGCCCGCGGTCTGGCCTGCCTGAAGAAGCATGGCATTGAGACGAGCCACAGGGCCCGACAG GTAACCAAAGATGATTTCATGAGCTTCGACTATATTCTTTGCATGGATGAGAGCAACTTGAG TGACTTGAAAAAGAAGGCGAactctgtgaaaaacaaaaaagcagcaattGAGCTGCTCGGTTCCTTCGACCCGCAGAAGCAGCTGATCATCAAAGACCCCTATTAT GGAAATGACGAAGACTTTGAAAAGGTGTACGAACAGTGTCTTCGCTGCTGCAAAGCTTTCCTGGAGATGAACTCCTAA
- the acp1 gene encoding low molecular weight phosphotyrosine protein phosphatase isoform X1, giving the protein MASKSVLFVCLGNICRSPIAEAVFRKMATDAGVADKWRIDSAATSTYEIGNPPDYRGQACMKRHGVPMMHVARQVTKDDFMSFDYILCMDESNLSDLKKKANSVKNKKAAIELLGSFDPQKQLIIKDPYYGNDEDFEKVYEQCLRCCKAFLEMNS; this is encoded by the exons ATGGCGTCCAAGTCGGTTTTATTCGTTTGTTTGG GTAACATCTGCAGGTCACCCATTGCTGAAGCTGTCTTTAGGAAAATGGCAACAGATGCTGGTGTTGCTGATAAG TGGAGGATAGACAGTGCTGCCACCTCCACGTATGAGATAGGAAACCCTCCAGACTACCGTGGTCAAGCCTGCATGAAGAGGCACGGCGTGCCCATGATGCACGTCGCCAGGCAG GTAACCAAAGATGATTTCATGAGCTTCGACTATATTCTTTGCATGGATGAGAGCAACTTGAG TGACTTGAAAAAGAAGGCGAactctgtgaaaaacaaaaaagcagcaattGAGCTGCTCGGTTCCTTCGACCCGCAGAAGCAGCTGATCATCAAAGACCCCTATTAT GGAAATGACGAAGACTTTGAAAAGGTGTACGAACAGTGTCTTCGCTGCTGCAAAGCTTTCCTGGAGATGAACTCCTAA